CGCGGGCGGCAACCGGCATCGACGAGGTGTTGCAGATGATGATGGTGCGGTCCATCAGGCTGCCGCCCGACGTGGGATCGACCATCTCGGGGTAGTCCTTGATCGTCTCGACCACCTCGCCGGCGCGCTCGCCGCAGGCCACCACGATGACGATATCGACCTGGGCGTTCCGGGCAATCAGGTTCTGCAGCACCGTCTTCCCGGCGCCGAAGGGTCCTGGAATGCAGGCCGTGCCGCCCCGCGCGATGGGAAAGAAGGTGTCGATCAGGCGCTGCGAGGTCAGCACCGGCTCGTCCGGATAGGTCCGCCGCGACGAAGCCCGCTTCAGCAGGTCGGCCGGCAAGGCCCGCCGCACGGGCCATTTCTGCGCCAGGGTCAGCTTGTGCTCGGTACCCGCCTCGTCGGCCAGCCGCGCCACCGTGTCGTGGACCCGCGCCGCGCCTTCCTGGATCCAGACCACCTTGTAGCTGCCGGTCCAGTTGAAGGGCACCATGATCTTGTGGGCAAAGCGCCCCTCCGGGACCGTCCCGAGCACGTCTCCGGCCCGAACGCTGTCGCCGACCTTCAGGATCGGCGTGAAGGACCACTTGGCCGCCGTGTCCAGCGCATCGACGTCCGCGCCGCGCGGCAGGAAGATGCCGTGCAGATCGGCCAGACGCTGCAAGGGCGCCTGCAGCCCGTCGTAGACCTGGCCCAGCAGCCCGGGCCCCAGCTCCACCGA
This genomic stretch from Pseudomonadota bacterium harbors:
- a CDS encoding V-type ATP synthase subunit A — protein: MTEATAHIVAVQDDLVEIEALPLPDGSPGTLVKNEVVYILPSKPATDGRNERLKAEVLRVRGTCADAQVYESTQGVAVGDPVEQSNRLLSVELGPGLLGQVYDGLQAPLQRLADLHGIFLPRGADVDALDTAAKWSFTPILKVGDSVRAGDVLGTVPEGRFAHKIMVPFNWTGSYKVVWIQEGAARVHDTVARLADEAGTEHKLTLAQKWPVRRALPADLLKRASSRRTYPDEPVLTSQRLIDTFFPIARGGTACIPGPFGAGKTVLQNLIARNAQVDIVIVVACGERAGEVVETIKDYPEMVDPTSGGSLMDRTIIICNTSSMPVAAREASIFTGITLGEYYRQMGLDVLLIADSTSRWAQAMRETSGRLEEIPGEEGFPAYLESSIKGLYERAGVIETNDGTKGSLTLIGTVSPAGGNFD